One genomic segment of Helianthus annuus cultivar XRQ/B chromosome 14, HanXRQr2.0-SUNRISE, whole genome shotgun sequence includes these proteins:
- the LOC118486511 gene encoding uncharacterized protein LOC118486511, giving the protein MPVAPGNVERSFEAKPHILNMLPTFHGKGTEEPYAHIADFEAVCGMIAGHGFTPDQVKLVLFQFSLKDAARDWFTSLPYASIYTLQELQQQFLDEYYTLQRTKMGRLAIREFQQLPGELLYESWKWFNQLIRNCPHHGIQRWELITAFHDGISNEDRRDIKAITGGTFLKNHVDVDWDYLDIVAADSKRQAQSDRNKKYPIVAPSSTGASNARVAQLEREKEALERQLAKFRGLGARDALHAAQTFPVCDSCGELGHTLDACPDQFVAAEEDVNMVYGEQKNYDMNSNTYHLGLRNHPNFRYSNTSNQLNPTFQVPNQGSQQYQNRQPNYNQNYNQGGYNPGNQRTYQQNQNQSKSNSQSEVSNSEILEMLKQLKKDQELQAKAYQALEKQVAQLAVDVKEVRRDPGKLPSDTTKNPQHHARVNSVSTIPASENVNTSFTSSSQVVAGISDEGEESELGAPNVPIKVGKLKIHKALLDYGASTNILPGSLFDQYEFGQLHDFDRKVILADDTWKQPRGVVKDVKIQLGEFYYSVDFLVLDYAHTRTNEQQKVILGRPFLNTANAQINCREGLITMSFKNRKLIFNVYSESITYEIINSYEAVATDEIGIKCDRSKHEINEESVKKVKVKKRGKAGKPPDGGNARGDEAEFDHNCYEAANFSDYAKRIDLEKSGGEPTFEPP; this is encoded by the coding sequence ATGCCAGTAGCACCGGGTAATGTGGAACGTTCGTTTGAAGCAAAACCACATATTCTGAACATGCTACCTACCTTTCACGGGAAAGGTACTGAGGAGCCATATGCACACATAGCAGATTTTGAGGCAGTTTGTGGCATGATTGCTGGACACGGGTTCACGCCAGATCAGGTTAAGTTGGTATTATTTCAGTTTTCATTAAAGGATGCTGCAAGGGATTGGTTTACATCGTTGCCATATGCTAGTATTTATACATTGCAAGAGCTGCAGCAACAATTTTTGGATGAATATTATACCCTGCAAAGAACCAAAATGGGGAGATTAGCAATTAGAGAGTTCCAACAATTACCGGGTGAGCTTCTTTACGAGTCTTGGAAATGGTTCAATCAATTGATCCGTAATTGTCCTCACCACGGTATTCAAAGATGGGAGTTGATTACCGCATTTCATGATGGGATTTCAAATGAGGATAGACGGGATATTAAGGCTATCACTGGGGGTACCTTTTTGAAAAATCATGTGGATGTAGATTGGGATTACTTGGATATTGTTGCAGCAGATTCAAAGAGGCAAGCACAGTCGGATAGGAATAAAAAGTATCCAATTGTGGCACCATCAAGTACGGGAGCCTCTAATGCAAGGGTTGCTCAACTAGAGAGAGAAAAGGAGGCGTTGGAACGCCAGTTAGCGAAGTTTAGAGGTCTTGGCGCAAGGGATGCATTGCATGCGGCACAAACCTTTCCGGTTTGTGATTCATGTGGGGAGTTGGGACATACTTTGGATGCATGCCCGGATCAGTTTGTAGCGGCTGAGGAGGACGTGAACATGGTGTATGGAGAGCAAAAGAATTATGATATGAACTCGAACACATATCATCTAGGTTTGCGTAATCATCCCAATTTTAGGTACAGTAATACTTCTAATCAGTTGAATCCGACTTTTCAGGTACCAAATCAAGGGAGCCAACAATATCAAAACCGGCAGCCGAATTATAATCAAAATTACAACCAAGGAGGCTATAACCCGGGAAATCAAAGGACCTACCAACAAAACCAAAATCAAAGCAAATCCAACAGTCAAAGCGAAGTTTCCAATAGTGAGATATTGGAAATGTTGAAACAATTAAAGAAGGATCAAGAATTGCAAGCAAAGGCATATCAAGCATTAGAAAAACAAGTTGCTCAGTTGGCGGTTGATGTAAAAGAGGTGAGAAGAGATCCGGGGAAACTACCGAGTGACACTACAAAGAATCCGCAACATCATGCGAGAGTTAATTCGGTAAGTACCATTCCAGCTTCTGAAAATGTTAATACAAGTTTTACTTCTTCTTCCCAAGTAGTTGCAGGTATTAGTGATGAAGGTGAAGAAAGTGAATTAGGAGCGCCGAATGTGCCTATTAAAGTTGGAAAGCTGAAAATCCACAAGGCGTTGTTGGATTATGGGGCGAGCACGAATATTCTGCCAGGCAGCTTGTTTGATCAGTATGAGTTTGGTCAGTTGCATGATTTTGATAGAAAGGTGATCCTGGCAGATGATACTTGGAAACAACCGCGTGGGGTTGTTAAGGATGTGAAGATCCAGTTGGGTGAGTTCTATTATTCGGTTGACTTTTTAGTGTTGGATTACGCACATACGAGGACGAACGAGCAACAAAAGGTAATTCTTGGACGTCCATTCTTGAACACTGCCAATGCTCAAATCAACTGCAGAGAAGGATTGATCACTATGAGTTTTAAAAATCGTAAGTTGATTTTTAATGTTTATTCAGAATCTATTACTTACGAAATTATTAATTCATATGAAGCAGTTGCTACTGATGAGATTGGTATTAAGTGTGACAGGTCTAAACACGAGATAAACGAAGAATCGGTGAAAAAGGTGAAGGTGAAAAAGAGAGGAAAAGCAGGTAAACCGCCTGATGGTGGAAACGCTCGGGGCGATGAGGCCGAGTTCGATCATAACTGTTACGAGGCGGCAAACTTTTCAGACTATGCGAAGCGAATTGATTTGGAGAAGTCTGGAGGTGAGCCGACCTTTGAACCACCTTGA